GAAACCGCTGGTGAGCCACGGCACGTTCGAGATTCCGAGCAGGCTGAGGTAGTAGTTCACGACCCCGAACTTGTAGTCGAACAGGTAGCCCATGAAGATCGACACGGCCGCCGTGGACGCGAGCAGCGGCAGGTAGAACGCCGTACGGAACAACGTCCGTACCCAGACCAGCTTGCGCTGGTTGACAAGGACCGCGAGCCCGAGACCGATGGTCAGCTGCAGTACGACGATCGCGAGCGCCATCCCCAGTGTCACGCCGAACGACTTGAGCACCGGCCCGTCGGTGAACAGCCGCTGGTAGTTCTCCAGCCCGACGTACTCCGGGGTCGAGATGACGTCCCAGGAGAAGAACGACAGACCCAGGGAGGCGATGATCGGGATCGCGGTGAAGATCGCGACGAACAGCACCGACAGCCCGATCATCGCGAACCCGAACCGCGACTCTCCGTGCGAGGACGGGTGACGGCGCTTCTTCACGACGGCCTCTCGCACTTCCGCAGTGACGGCTGCCATCAGCTCGCTCCTGCCGCCTTCTCGAGGTCGGACTGCAACCCGTCCAGGGCCGCCTTGGCGTTACCGGACGAGATGGCCTGCGTGGTGCGCTGGTTCAGCGCGGTCGCGAGCGCGTTGTAGTACGGCGGGGCCGGGATCGGGGCTGTGTCCGGGTGCTTGGTCAGCGTGTCGTAGAAGGTCGACCAGTGCTTCGGCCCGGTCTTGGCGTACCGTGCGGCCGTCACCAGGGACTTGCGGCCGGGCGTGGTCACGTTGCCAGGGAAGACCAGGTCGAAGGTCTCCGGCTTCACCAGCAGCTTCAGGACCTCCCAGGCCAGATCCTTCTTCTTCGACGATTTGAAGATCGCGTACCCGCCGGCGCCGAACAGGTGCCGCTGGCTCTTCCACTTCGGGAACATCGTGACGTCGAAGCTGCCGTTCTTCATCCCGGCGTTGGTCAGGCCGCCGGCCCAGAACCCGCCGCCGATCGACATCCCGATCCGGTTCGACGCGAACAGGCCCTGCAGCGTGCCGCCACCGCCGACGTCGGGCGACGGCGAGAGGCCCTTCTTCGTCAGCTCGATCATGTAGTTCAGCGCCTCGACGGTCGCGTCGGAGTTCGCGGTCGGTGCGCCCCATTTCCAGCCGCCCTTCCGGCCGGCGGCGGCAGCGTCACCGGCGTACGCCTTGCTCCACAGCCAGTCGCCGCCGTCGTACTTGCCCTCCTCGAGCAGGTTGGCGTTGTTCGCGTACATGAACGACGTCCAGCTGCCCCACAGCCGGACCACCCAGCCGAAGGCGTTGATGCCCTTGAACTTGGCGATCTTGGTCGCCGCGGTCTCGAAGTCGTCGAGGGTCCAGTCCGCACTCGGCGGTACGACGCCGGCGCGCTGGAAGAGCTCCGTGCTGTAGAACATGTTCCCGGCGTTGAAGCTGTCCGGGAGCTCCCACAGGTGGCCCTGGTACATCATCGACTCGATCAGGGCCGGGTGGATGTCGGCGAAGTACTCCTTCAGCGCGTCCAGGTCCTTGGTGACGTAGTCGTCGAGCGGCACCGCGAGTTCCTTCGACGCCATCAGCTGCAGGCCTTCGGTGGCGACGCTGATGATGTCCGGCGGGGTCCCGGCGGCGATCTGGGTCAGCACCTTGGCCAGGAAGTCGTTCCAGTCGGTGCCGTTGATGGCGGAGATCTCGAACTTGATGGTCGAGTCGAGCTTGGCGATCTGCGGCTGCAACCGGTTCTGCAGCTGGGTCGCCTGCGCCTGCTCGCCGAAGTACAGCATCTTCAGCGACTTCGACGAGCCGCCGCCGTCCTTGCTGCAGGCGGCCAGGTTGGCCAGCGCGCCCAGACCGAGGCCACCGGCCCCGGCCTTCAGCAGCGTGCGGCGGGCGAGCGAGCCTCCGGGCGGATGAATACCTGTCATGAGGGTTCCTCCTTGACCGCTCGGGCGGCCCGACGCGCCGCCCAATACGTATTGACCCGGGACGGTAGCAGCGGTGTACGGTGTGACGCAATACGTATTGGGCCGCGCTGTGATAGTAAATTGGCTGCGGCTCGCAGGCCGCGCACCGTACTGCGCCTACCTAAGCGGGGAGAACCATGGCGAAGTCGTCGGACGGACGGCCGAAACGCGTCACGATGACCGACGTCGCCCGGCGCGCGGGGGTGTCCCAGCCGACGGTCTCGTTCGTGCTCAACGACCGCCGCGACGTGGCGGTGGCCGAGGAGACCAGGCGGCGCGTGCTCGAGGCCGCGGCCGAGCTCGACTTCGTCCCCAACCGGGCCGCCCAGCTGCTGCGGTCGAACAAGTCGTTCACCGTCGGCGTCGTGACCAGTGGGATCGTCTCCCAGCCGTACGCCGGTCTGATCGTGCTCGGCCTACAACAGGTCGTCCAGCCCGCGGGCTACGTGTGCATGGTCGTCGACACGACCGGCGACCCGGGGCAGGGCGACGACGCGGTGGCGAGCCTGGTCGGCCAAGGCGTCGCCGCGATCGTGTACGCGTCGCTCGCGCCCCAGCCGCTGCACCGCAGCCCGCGCCTTGACGGGATCCGGACGATCTTCGTCAACTGCTGGCCCGAGGAGGGCCACGCCGACACGATCCTGCTGGCCGACGAGTACGCCGGTGGTCGTGCCGCGGCGGCGTCCGTGTTCGAGCGCGGGCATCGCGAGGTCGCGTTCCTCGGCGGCATGCGGAACGACTACGCGTGCAAGGAACGTCGGCGCGGCTTCGACGACGCCGCCCGGGCGGCCGGTCTACGTCCGGCCGATCTCGTGCATCGGTACGGCACCTATCAGATCGGCAACGGGTACGACCTGGCGACCGAGGTGATCACTGAGCATTCCCCGACGGCGTTGGTCTGCGGGAACGATCGAATGGCGATCGGCGCGCTGCTCGCCCTGCACGCGCTCGGGCTGGACTGCCCGCGGGACGTCAGCATCGTCGGTTTCGACGACCAGCCTGACGTCGCGGACCAGGTCCGTCCGGGTCTGACCACCGCCGCGCTGCCGCACCTGATGCTGGGTCGACGGGCCGGCGAGCTCCTGCTGGCCGGCCCGGACGATGCGCCCGAGCGGGTGATCGTCGACTGCGATCTGATCGAGCGCGACTCCGTCGGTGATCCGCCGCGTCGGCGGCCGCGGCCTCGGGCTCGGTCTGGGGCGTGAAATGATCCACTGGCGCCCGTCGTCGGGCTTCGTCGGCGACGTGATCCCGTTCAGTCACGCGGGGCGGATCTGGTTGTTCTACCTGCTGGACGAGCGTCCGGAGGACCCGACCGCCGGTGCGAGGGGGATGCCGTGGGCGTTGGTGTCCACCACGGACTTCGTGCAGTACACGGACCACGGCGTCGTACTGCCGGCGGGGGATCGGGATGCGGTCGATTTCGACTGCTACACGGGCAGTGTGGTGGCCGATGGTTCGCAGCTGCACCTCTTCTACACCGGGCACAATCCGCGGCGCGGGGACGCGGACGGCTCGTTTCAGGTCGTGTGTCATGCGGTCAGTGCCGGTGATCCGACGCGTTGGACCAAGCTCTCCTCGGAGGCTTTCGGTGCGCCGCCGGGGTATGTGCCGCAGGACTGGCGGGATCCGTTCGTGTACCGGACCGCAACCGACCAGCCGTGGCAGATGGTCTTGGCGGCGCGGTACGTCGACGTGCCGGATCGCCGGTGTGGTGTCGTCGCGCGGTTGACGTCGACCGACCTGGCGCAGTGGACGATCGCGGAGCCGTTGTGGGAGCCGCACCGGTTCATCACGCAGGAGTGCCCGGATGTGTTCCAGTGGGGCGACTGGTGGTACCTGGTGTACTCCGAGTTCACTGACGCGTTCCAGACGCGGTACCGGATCGCGCGTGGGCCGGACGGTCCGTGGCTCGCGCCGGGGCGCGACACCGTCGACGGGCGGGCGTTCTACGCGGCCAAGTCGGTCGAGCATGAGGGGCGCCGGTTCTTCATCGGCTGGATCCCCACAAAACAAGGGGATTCCGACGCAGGCCCGTGGCAGTGGGCCGGCGACCTCGCCGTACTCGAAGCCCATCAGGAGGACGACGGGACGCTGGCGTTCGGTCTCCCCGCGGAGGTCGCGACGGCGTACGCCGACGTACAGGACGTCAAGCTGTCACCGCTGGACGGCGCAGACGCCGAGCCGGGACAGGGCGCGATCGACCGGTACGCCGCCTGGATCGGAGACGTGGTGCCGGACCGGTGCCTGATCTCGTTGACGGTCGACGTCGCGGCCGGCACGCAGGCGTTCGGGCTCCTGTTACACGCCAGCGCGGACGGCGAGCACGCCACCGTCGTACGCCTCGAGCCACAACGCAACCGCATCGTCCTAGACCACTGGCCCCGCGCCCGCACCGGCCCAGCCCAATGGCAGGTAGCCGGCGACATCCCCCACCTCATAGAATTAGAACGCCCCTGCCCCCTACCACCCGGCCGCCACACCGTGCAGGTCCTACTAAACGGAACCACCGGCCAGGTCGTAGTAGACAACCGAGCAGCCCTAACCTTCCGCCGCTACGAACTGGGTGCGCGCCACCTCGGCCTCTTCGTCACCGACGGCGTCGTAGACCTCGCAGAGCTCACAGTCTCGAGCTGAGTTGTGCGCCGTCAGCGAGCCTTCTGCTCCTGGGAGCAGACGAGCGGTTGTCCGGCTCTTGTGACCGATGTGTGGGTGGTTGAGGCGGTGCAGCGCCGCGGCGCGTGCAGTTTGGACAGGAAGTGGTGGGTGGAGACCTGCGATTTCGGCTCTCCGACCCGATCCGCGCCAACCCGAAGAGCGGGGAAACAAAGTTGCATACAGCGACGGCTTCTTTCCCCGCCACGACAGCTCACTCTCCGGGGCACCGCCAAACCCACGACTCGACGGACACCTGCAACTGCGCCACCTTCGCTCGAAGAGCCACCGGATCGATCAGCCCAACTCACCCACACATGCCTCACGAGAGCCGGCTATCCCCTCGTCCGGAGGGTCTCTGCTGGTGTGCAAGGGGATAGCCGGCTCTTCTGACTGCTCCGTGGGCTCAGCCGGTTGCGGGTCACGGCTTCCGGCCGAACCGAACGTCCCGCCGCGACCTCCGCTGTCTGCCGGCCATTGGTCGCGGTCCCGTCTGCATTGGTGGAGGGTTTCCCGTACATCGGTGGAGTGTTTCTGGCGCCATCGCAGCAAAACCCTCCACCAACAACCGCCCCCATCGCCGGCACCAGGTCAGCTGGGAAGCTGGGGTTGGGTTGGGGAGGTTCCTTTCCCGGATCGGGCAGGAAATCCTCCCCAGATCCGCGTACCAGCTCATGCCACGCACGGCACCCGCGAGCACCGGCCGGGAGCAAACCACCCACGGATGCGGCAGGAGCGCCGGATAACCGGCGCTGGGGCTGGTGGACCGGTGGGTGGGTTAGGTTGCGGGGGCCTCGTCCGCCCAGGGTTTGTGGAGGTTCTCGTGCGTCGGTTACCTGTTGCGTTGGCTGTTGTTGCTGGTTTGGTTGCTGCTGTGGGACTGGTGGTTGTACATCCGGGGAGTGTGGCGCGAGCTGATGCTGCGGTGACAGCGCAGGCTGCTGCGGGGCCGAGTAGTGTGCGGCGGGTTGGGACGGAGGACTTTGCCGACCCCGGGTTCG
This Kribbella sp. NBC_00482 DNA region includes the following protein-coding sequences:
- a CDS encoding carbohydrate ABC transporter permease, with amino-acid sequence MAAVTAEVREAVVKKRRHPSSHGESRFGFAMIGLSVLFVAIFTAIPIIASLGLSFFSWDVISTPEYVGLENYQRLFTDGPVLKSFGVTLGMALAIVVLQLTIGLGLAVLVNQRKLVWVRTLFRTAFYLPLLASTAAVSIFMGYLFDYKFGVVNYYLSLLGISNVPWLTSGFGAAATIVLIAVWQQIGFTFVLFVASLMSVPTDVLEAAQIDGAGAFRTLFRIKVPLISPTILFAAVVALINAMQLFDQPYIMTKGGPGSATTTVTIQMYQKGFQNLQFGYGSAIAIVLLAAILIITGLQFLAARKLVFYQ
- a CDS encoding ABC transporter substrate-binding protein; translated protein: MTGIHPPGGSLARRTLLKAGAGGLGLGALANLAACSKDGGGSSKSLKMLYFGEQAQATQLQNRLQPQIAKLDSTIKFEISAINGTDWNDFLAKVLTQIAAGTPPDIISVATEGLQLMASKELAVPLDDYVTKDLDALKEYFADIHPALIESMMYQGHLWELPDSFNAGNMFYSTELFQRAGVVPPSADWTLDDFETAATKIAKFKGINAFGWVVRLWGSWTSFMYANNANLLEEGKYDGGDWLWSKAYAGDAAAAGRKGGWKWGAPTANSDATVEALNYMIELTKKGLSPSPDVGGGGTLQGLFASNRIGMSIGGGFWAGGLTNAGMKNGSFDVTMFPKWKSQRHLFGAGGYAIFKSSKKKDLAWEVLKLLVKPETFDLVFPGNVTTPGRKSLVTAARYAKTGPKHWSTFYDTLTKHPDTAPIPAPPYYNALATALNQRTTQAISSGNAKAALDGLQSDLEKAAGAS
- a CDS encoding LacI family DNA-binding transcriptional regulator, producing MAKSSDGRPKRVTMTDVARRAGVSQPTVSFVLNDRRDVAVAEETRRRVLEAAAELDFVPNRAAQLLRSNKSFTVGVVTSGIVSQPYAGLIVLGLQQVVQPAGYVCMVVDTTGDPGQGDDAVASLVGQGVAAIVYASLAPQPLHRSPRLDGIRTIFVNCWPEEGHADTILLADEYAGGRAAAASVFERGHREVAFLGGMRNDYACKERRRGFDDAARAAGLRPADLVHRYGTYQIGNGYDLATEVITEHSPTALVCGNDRMAIGALLALHALGLDCPRDVSIVGFDDQPDVADQVRPGLTTAALPHLMLGRRAGELLLAGPDDAPERVIVDCDLIERDSVGDPPRRRPRPRARSGA
- a CDS encoding glycoside hydrolase family 32 protein, whose amino-acid sequence is MIRRVGGRGLGLGLGREMIHWRPSSGFVGDVIPFSHAGRIWLFYLLDERPEDPTAGARGMPWALVSTTDFVQYTDHGVVLPAGDRDAVDFDCYTGSVVADGSQLHLFYTGHNPRRGDADGSFQVVCHAVSAGDPTRWTKLSSEAFGAPPGYVPQDWRDPFVYRTATDQPWQMVLAARYVDVPDRRCGVVARLTSTDLAQWTIAEPLWEPHRFITQECPDVFQWGDWWYLVYSEFTDAFQTRYRIARGPDGPWLAPGRDTVDGRAFYAAKSVEHEGRRFFIGWIPTKQGDSDAGPWQWAGDLAVLEAHQEDDGTLAFGLPAEVATAYADVQDVKLSPLDGADAEPGQGAIDRYAAWIGDVVPDRCLISLTVDVAAGTQAFGLLLHASADGEHATVVRLEPQRNRIVLDHWPRARTGPAQWQVAGDIPHLIELERPCPLPPGRHTVQVLLNGTTGQVVVDNRAALTFRRYELGARHLGLFVTDGVVDLAELTVSS